In Bryobacteraceae bacterium, the following proteins share a genomic window:
- a CDS encoding S8 family peptidase, whose amino-acid sequence MRLAQLTRRLTLTLFAACFLAQGQSLKIAPDLATLLTQPNLQAPVIVQYTSSPGLLDLSKLRLLGGSVDKQFSVIPAVAGRISIAGLLSLVLDGRVAYVSLDRTVAGTLDTAVQTVNANVAASQYGLTGSGVGVAVIDSGIYAHPDLQGRVVYRQSFIGGSSADDYGHGTHVAGIVAGSGSASPNGALRGIAPGARLIDLRVLNAQGGSSDSVVIAAIDRAVQLKNRYNIRVINLSLGRPVKEPHRWDPLCRAVRAAHDAGIAVVVAAGNLGRNSYATVLSPANEPAAITVGAMKTMATPGRGDDLIASYSSKGPTLFDLTVKPDLVAPGNMVVSLLAPGSAIAQEYPENVVGSHYLRLSGTSMAAPMVAGTAALMIEREPGLSPDAVKMRLMKSATKTFPLTSVAVDPSGMVYPSAYDVYTVGAGYLDVLGAIQDQDAPSGYSLSPRANFNLLTRQADLLADPSSTWALGAASQPMAVWGPIMAGPQGNAAAWGTNIWGSAAAWGTAAAWGTAAAWGTAAGWGTAAAWGTAAAWGTAAAWGTNIQGSGE is encoded by the coding sequence GCTCACGCTCTTCGCGGCATGTTTTCTGGCCCAAGGGCAATCTCTGAAAATCGCTCCCGATCTCGCGACGCTACTCACGCAGCCGAATCTGCAGGCGCCTGTGATCGTGCAGTACACCTCCTCTCCCGGACTGCTCGATCTCAGCAAGCTTCGCCTTCTCGGCGGCTCCGTCGACAAGCAGTTCAGTGTGATCCCGGCTGTGGCGGGGCGGATTTCGATTGCGGGTCTGCTGAGCCTGGTGCTCGACGGCCGGGTGGCTTATGTGTCGCTCGACCGGACGGTGGCCGGAACGCTCGACACGGCGGTGCAGACAGTGAACGCCAACGTCGCGGCGTCTCAGTATGGGCTGACGGGGAGCGGGGTAGGGGTGGCGGTGATCGACAGCGGAATTTACGCGCATCCAGATCTGCAGGGGCGCGTGGTTTACCGGCAGAGCTTCATCGGCGGCAGTTCGGCCGACGACTACGGGCATGGCACGCATGTGGCAGGGATCGTAGCGGGCAGCGGATCGGCGAGTCCGAACGGCGCCCTGCGAGGGATCGCACCCGGAGCGAGGCTGATTGACCTCCGTGTCCTGAACGCGCAGGGCGGCAGCAGCGACAGCGTGGTGATCGCGGCGATCGATCGGGCGGTACAACTCAAGAACCGGTACAACATCCGCGTGATCAACCTTTCGCTCGGAAGGCCGGTGAAAGAGCCGCACCGCTGGGATCCGCTGTGCCGGGCGGTGCGGGCCGCTCACGACGCCGGCATCGCCGTGGTGGTGGCGGCGGGGAACCTCGGGCGCAACAGCTACGCGACGGTTCTTTCGCCAGCCAACGAGCCGGCGGCGATCACGGTAGGTGCGATGAAGACGATGGCGACGCCGGGGCGGGGCGACGATCTGATCGCGAGCTACAGCTCGAAAGGCCCCACGCTGTTCGACCTGACGGTGAAGCCGGACCTGGTGGCGCCGGGCAACATGGTGGTTTCACTGCTCGCGCCGGGGTCGGCGATTGCCCAGGAGTATCCGGAGAACGTGGTGGGGAGCCACTACCTGCGGCTGAGCGGCACAAGCATGGCGGCCCCGATGGTGGCGGGAACGGCGGCGCTGATGATCGAGCGCGAGCCGGGGCTGTCGCCGGACGCGGTGAAGATGCGGCTGATGAAGTCAGCGACGAAGACCTTCCCGCTTACGAGCGTGGCGGTGGATCCAAGCGGGATGGTCTACCCGAGCGCGTACGACGTGTACACGGTGGGGGCGGGATACCTGGATGTTCTGGGAGCGATCCAAGACCAGGACGCGCCCTCGGGATACTCGCTCTCACCGCGGGCGAACTTCAACTTACTGACGCGGCAGGCGGACTTACTCGCCGATCCATCGTCGACGTGGGCGCTTGGCGCGGCGTCGCAGCCGATGGCGGTATGGGGACCGATCATGGCGGGTCCGCAGGGCAATGCCGCGGCATGGGGAACGAATATCTGGGGCAGTGCGGCCGCATGGGGAACGGCGGCGGCGTGGGGCACCGCAGCGGCCTGGGGTACGGCGGCCGGATGGGGTACGGCAGCGGCATGGGGAACTGCCGCCGCGTGGGGAACGGCGGCGGCGTGGGGCACCAATATCCAGGGTTCTGGCGAGTAA
- a CDS encoding BACON domain-containing carbohydrate-binding protein: MRYRLALLPLSLCSAMFGAVTQQAYLKASNTQALDEFGRAVAISGDTAVVGAPEEDSNATGVNGTQGDNSAASAGAAYVFVRVAGTWTQQAYLKASNAHAGAAFGTSVAISGDTIVVGSPKEKTGGDGTGAAYVFVRSGSVWTQQATLRASNAEAGDEFGTSVAISGDTIVAGAPDESSNATGVNGPNNNNALISGAAYVFVRNGSTWTQQAYLKASNTGAGDVFGTAVAISGESIAVGAPGERSNATGVNGDQNDNSALSSGAVYVFTRTGVVWSQQAYLKASNTQTFDSLGASVAISGNTVIAGAPEEDSAAAGVNGNQADNTAAGSGAAYVFVRSGLAWSQQAYLKASNPNNNDFFGRSVSIDGERAAVGADWEDSDSDTINGDQNNNGANQAGAVYAFFRTGDAWSQEAYLKAFNSRVNALFGIAVSVSGSTVFVGSKWESSNATGVNGSSSNASAVGAGAAYPFVFEGSGGCTYSLSAASAGAPAAGGAASVGVIAGAGCAWTASTNANWITVTSGASGSGPGTVALSIAANPGLPRSGAVSIAGQTFTINQEGDPSASSFPGAGVPNPSFGAGSTGTVTFTFTDGDGIADLSVVNILINDAIDGRNACYLAYIPTQGTLLLVNDGGDASGPFAGVGALPGAGLIGNSQCTVDLGASASSISGNTLTLTLKFSFSTAFGGNRVMYLAARDIGGHNTGWLPRAVWSVPLAGPGSGTSVVGLTPRRASASAATFTAIFSDISGFADLNVINLLINSGIDGRQACYLAFVRSTGQVLLVNDAGDAGGPFAGGMTIPGTGSVANSQCTIQGTGASVSGSGSNLTLTLPISFTGAFAGDRIVYAAARDSSNNNSGWQAMGTITVP, encoded by the coding sequence ATGCGCTACCGGCTTGCCCTACTCCCGCTCTCTCTCTGCTCCGCCATGTTCGGCGCCGTCACGCAGCAGGCCTACCTGAAAGCGTCGAACACGCAGGCACTCGACGAGTTCGGCCGCGCGGTGGCGATTTCGGGCGATACGGCCGTGGTTGGCGCTCCGGAAGAAGACAGCAACGCGACCGGCGTGAACGGTACGCAAGGCGACAATTCCGCCGCGAGCGCAGGCGCCGCCTATGTCTTCGTGCGGGTTGCCGGAACGTGGACGCAGCAGGCGTATCTGAAGGCCTCGAACGCCCACGCCGGTGCGGCATTTGGGACGTCGGTGGCGATCTCCGGTGACACGATCGTCGTCGGCTCGCCGAAGGAGAAGACGGGCGGCGACGGGACGGGGGCGGCCTACGTCTTCGTACGGTCCGGGAGCGTTTGGACTCAACAGGCGACGCTGCGGGCCTCGAACGCGGAAGCAGGCGACGAGTTCGGGACGTCGGTGGCGATATCGGGCGACACAATCGTCGCCGGCGCGCCGGATGAGTCAAGCAACGCGACAGGGGTGAATGGGCCGAACAACAACAACGCGCTGATTTCCGGCGCGGCGTACGTGTTCGTCAGGAACGGGTCCACGTGGACGCAGCAGGCCTATTTGAAGGCTTCGAACACGGGCGCGGGCGACGTTTTCGGTACGGCCGTGGCGATCTCGGGAGAATCGATCGCGGTGGGCGCGCCAGGAGAACGCAGCAACGCCACCGGGGTAAACGGCGATCAGAACGACAACAGCGCGTTGAGCTCGGGCGCGGTGTATGTATTCACGAGGACCGGCGTGGTCTGGAGCCAGCAGGCGTATCTGAAGGCGTCGAACACGCAGACGTTCGATAGCCTCGGCGCGTCGGTGGCGATCTCCGGCAATACGGTGATCGCCGGTGCGCCGGAGGAAGACAGCGCTGCGGCGGGTGTGAACGGGAATCAGGCCGACAATACGGCGGCGGGCAGCGGGGCCGCCTATGTGTTCGTCCGCAGCGGCCTGGCATGGTCCCAGCAGGCCTACCTAAAAGCTTCCAATCCGAATAACAACGACTTTTTCGGGAGATCGGTTTCGATCGACGGGGAGCGCGCCGCGGTGGGCGCCGATTGGGAGGACAGTGACAGCGATACGATCAATGGCGATCAGAACAACAACGGCGCGAACCAGGCCGGGGCGGTCTACGCGTTCTTTCGCACCGGCGACGCATGGTCGCAGGAGGCATACCTGAAGGCTTTCAACAGCCGCGTGAACGCGCTGTTCGGGATCGCGGTTTCGGTGTCGGGATCGACGGTGTTCGTGGGCTCGAAGTGGGAGTCGAGCAATGCGACCGGCGTCAATGGGAGCTCGAGCAACGCGAGCGCGGTCGGCGCCGGCGCGGCGTACCCGTTCGTTTTCGAGGGCTCGGGAGGATGCACGTACTCGCTGAGCGCGGCTTCGGCCGGGGCGCCGGCGGCAGGCGGCGCGGCGAGCGTCGGCGTGATCGCGGGCGCGGGGTGCGCGTGGACGGCGTCGACCAACGCCAACTGGATCACGGTCACTTCGGGCGCATCGGGGTCCGGGCCCGGAACGGTCGCGCTTTCGATAGCCGCGAATCCCGGATTGCCGCGGAGCGGCGCGGTCTCGATCGCGGGCCAGACATTCACGATCAACCAGGAGGGCGATCCGTCGGCGTCGTCCTTCCCGGGCGCCGGAGTGCCCAACCCGTCGTTCGGCGCCGGCTCCACGGGAACGGTGACGTTCACGTTCACCGACGGAGACGGTATCGCCGACCTGAGCGTGGTCAACATCCTGATCAACGACGCCATTGATGGGCGCAACGCCTGCTACCTGGCCTACATTCCCACGCAGGGGACCTTGCTGCTGGTGAACGACGGGGGCGACGCGTCCGGGCCCTTCGCCGGAGTGGGTGCGCTGCCGGGCGCTGGGCTGATCGGGAATTCGCAGTGCACTGTGGATCTCGGGGCGTCGGCGTCGTCGATTTCGGGGAACACGCTCACGCTGACACTCAAGTTCTCGTTCTCGACGGCGTTCGGGGGCAACCGCGTTATGTACCTTGCGGCGCGGGACATCGGCGGCCACAATACGGGCTGGCTGCCGCGTGCGGTGTGGAGCGTACCGCTGGCCGGGCCTGGGTCCGGCACGAGCGTCGTCGGATTGACGCCGCGGCGAGCGTCGGCAAGCGCGGCGACTTTCACCGCCATCTTTTCCGACATCAGCGGGTTCGCCGATTTGAACGTGATCAACCTGCTGATCAACTCGGGCATCGACGGCCGCCAGGCGTGTTATCTGGCGTTTGTCCGGTCGACGGGGCAGGTGCTGCTGGTGAACGACGCAGGCGACGCCGGCGGTCCTTTTGCCGGAGGGATGACGATTCCCGGCACGGGCTCAGTGGCGAACAGCCAGTGCACGATTCAGGGGACCGGAGCGTCGGTATCCGGGTCCGGCAGTAATCTTACCCTGACCCTGCCGATCTCCTTCACAGGCGCTTTCGCCGGCGACCGGATCGTCTACGCGGCCGCGCGGGATAGCTCGAATAACAATTCGGGCTGGCAGGCTATGGGTACGATCACCGTCCCATAG
- a CDS encoding BACON domain-containing carbohydrate-binding protein: MLLPFAAIAQRIQILEAPPSGAPAALRSIGEISLAQRIAVPEAGSHVLVLSSDGRVHTWNALSADQGWKPVDALTEVTAIAAGALHNAAVRADGTVWTWGANDQGQLGNGTLEPRPGVAAVDTLTDVRAIAAGKAFTLALRGDGTVWVWGSNWNDIDRADSRRVIDRPVSIPGLGGIEAIAVFRNRGYARDRAGRILEWGEGAISNGAAEPHEIDALADPELAREVSRRLDGRPALGPAVWFDNFGLTRRLDIGYGNIGDLPLGGTLVDAASGWTVGVIANPLGAAAAAEPGAAIGTSAGKAGTEAGRGLWAMIEPRSSSSSPNLSSAQFHNLFLQQAGTVCGWGQNTDGQLGDGTAVNRLSPVTADSLAGITMVSAGWAHGVALKNDGTVWTWGSNSNGQLGDATIASKPSPNPAPGLTGVIAVAAGGFHSMALKGDGTVWTWGLGTDGQLGNGSMGQVSTPVQVTGLANVVAIAAGERFSLALRSDGSVAAWGLNASGQLGDGSVVKKTTPVTVTGLTGVAQIAAGSDHALARKSDGSVWAWGFNGFGQLGDNSQTNRMTPVQSGSLTGVSAIGAGSFHSLAVQGAGTVWTWGQNSSGQLGDGTVTPRLVPVTVPGIASITAVAGGAGHSAALRSDGALFAWGNNTNGALGDGTTSGTASPVAVAACAAASAGGSTPSGRSRRLAAAGNYGLVIRTDGVVLGWGENNSGQLGDGSTMNKTTPVVVQGVAGASQISAGTTHGLAVKSDGTVRAWGGNTSGQLGTGNLGASLTSVQIPGLADVSTVAAGGSHSLASKTDGSVVAWGDNSLGQLGDGTNVQRLTPTAVPGITDVVAVAAGENHSLALKNDGTVWAWGLNSNAQLGDHTFTNRNVPVEVKGLTNVVRIAAGQNHSMALRSDGTVWLWGNNANGQLGDGSTETRSDRVRASDLIAVVAIDAAGSHSLAVKSDGTVWAWGLNSSGQLGNGTPTQSTVPVNAPGVPNAVAVAGGLAHSIALVSTEGVWAWGSNSVGQFGKADPVSSLLPIAGHQLPLCTYFIFPGGATVADIGAALSAQVSTAAACTWTASSSVPWITVTSGLVGGPGSFNYVVGPNPTTSSRTGTILVADKTFTVIQSAGTGCTYSISPQNLNVTAAGGTAQVTVTTGPGCSWNASAVDFWITLTSGATGTGSGAVSFLYDSNTSTIARAATIVIAGNSFVLTQDGTSGGGGGGFSFPTVGDVTPPSGTNNTQTFSFSFNDPDGAADLGVLNILINNGIDGRTACYMAYVPATTATGTLFLVNDTGDAGGPFAGSLSLPGAGSAGNSQCTISGGTVSSTGGTTTLTLNLSFSTVLAGNRIVFLAARDKSNNNSGWHAKGVWKIPGAAVGAAQVLSLNPARVTANPITVSAVFSDINGATTLDVVNLLINDAIDGRNACYIAYSRSTQTLFLVNDAGAAGGPFAGSVQIPSTGTVANSQCTINAFGSSVLLSGNNLTLVLNITFGGTFFGDRVVYAAARDGFGANSGWQPMGTITVQ; the protein is encoded by the coding sequence TTGCTATTGCCGTTCGCGGCCATAGCGCAACGAATTCAGATCCTGGAAGCGCCCCCGTCCGGCGCGCCGGCGGCGCTCCGCTCGATCGGGGAGATCTCGCTCGCGCAGCGGATCGCGGTCCCGGAGGCAGGTTCGCACGTTCTCGTATTGTCGAGCGACGGCCGTGTTCACACCTGGAATGCGCTGTCGGCGGACCAGGGATGGAAGCCGGTGGATGCGCTGACGGAGGTGACGGCGATCGCGGCGGGCGCGCTTCACAATGCAGCCGTCCGCGCCGACGGCACGGTATGGACGTGGGGCGCGAACGACCAGGGGCAGCTCGGCAACGGCACATTAGAGCCACGGCCGGGGGTTGCTGCCGTTGATACGTTGACCGATGTGCGTGCGATCGCCGCCGGGAAGGCGTTTACGCTCGCCCTTCGCGGCGACGGCACGGTCTGGGTGTGGGGCTCCAACTGGAACGACATCGATCGGGCCGACTCGCGCCGCGTGATCGACCGCCCGGTATCGATCCCGGGACTCGGCGGAATCGAGGCGATCGCGGTCTTCCGGAATCGCGGCTATGCGCGCGATCGCGCCGGCCGTATTCTCGAGTGGGGAGAAGGGGCGATCAGCAACGGCGCCGCGGAACCGCACGAAATAGACGCGCTGGCCGATCCGGAACTAGCCCGGGAGGTGTCGCGCCGGCTCGATGGGCGCCCGGCTCTCGGGCCGGCGGTCTGGTTCGACAACTTCGGACTCACCCGGCGGTTGGACATCGGCTACGGAAATATCGGCGATCTGCCGCTGGGAGGAACTCTGGTGGACGCGGCGAGCGGGTGGACGGTGGGTGTGATCGCCAATCCGCTGGGCGCGGCGGCGGCTGCCGAGCCGGGGGCGGCGATCGGAACGTCGGCGGGGAAAGCCGGAACGGAAGCGGGACGCGGGCTGTGGGCGATGATCGAACCGCGCAGTTCTTCATCGTCGCCGAACCTCTCGAGCGCGCAGTTCCACAACCTCTTTCTCCAGCAGGCGGGCACGGTCTGCGGGTGGGGCCAGAACACGGACGGCCAATTGGGCGACGGCACGGCGGTAAACCGGCTGAGTCCGGTAACGGCCGACTCGCTGGCTGGAATCACGATGGTCTCGGCCGGCTGGGCGCACGGGGTGGCCTTGAAGAACGACGGCACGGTATGGACCTGGGGATCGAACTCGAACGGCCAGCTCGGCGATGCGACGATCGCGAGCAAGCCTTCGCCGAACCCGGCGCCCGGGTTGACGGGAGTGATCGCGGTGGCGGCGGGCGGATTCCATAGCATGGCCCTGAAGGGCGACGGCACGGTGTGGACATGGGGTCTCGGCACGGACGGGCAGTTGGGCAACGGCTCGATGGGGCAGGTAAGCACCCCGGTCCAGGTGACCGGGCTGGCCAACGTGGTGGCGATCGCGGCTGGCGAGCGCTTCAGTCTCGCGCTACGCTCGGACGGCTCGGTGGCGGCGTGGGGATTGAACGCGTCGGGCCAGCTTGGCGACGGAAGCGTAGTGAAGAAGACGACTCCCGTGACAGTCACGGGGCTGACCGGCGTGGCGCAAATCGCCGCCGGCAGCGACCATGCCCTGGCAAGGAAGAGCGATGGCTCCGTGTGGGCATGGGGCTTCAACGGATTCGGCCAGCTCGGCGATAATTCGCAGACCAACCGGATGACACCGGTCCAATCGGGCAGCCTGACGGGAGTGAGCGCGATCGGCGCGGGTTCGTTCCATAGCCTCGCGGTGCAGGGAGCGGGCACGGTTTGGACATGGGGGCAGAATTCGAGCGGCCAATTGGGCGATGGGACGGTGACGCCGCGCCTGGTTCCGGTTACGGTGCCGGGCATCGCGTCGATTACGGCCGTGGCGGGCGGCGCCGGACACAGCGCGGCGCTTCGCAGCGACGGGGCGCTGTTTGCGTGGGGCAACAACACCAATGGCGCGCTCGGAGACGGAACCACCTCGGGAACGGCGTCACCGGTCGCGGTGGCGGCGTGCGCGGCGGCGTCGGCTGGCGGATCCACGCCGAGCGGCCGGTCCCGCCGGCTGGCGGCTGCGGGCAACTATGGCCTCGTGATTCGAACCGACGGCGTGGTGCTCGGGTGGGGCGAGAACAACAGCGGCCAGTTGGGCGACGGATCCACGATGAACAAGACCACGCCGGTGGTGGTGCAGGGCGTGGCCGGGGCCTCACAGATTTCGGCAGGCACGACGCACGGGCTGGCGGTGAAGTCCGACGGAACGGTTCGCGCCTGGGGCGGCAACACGAGCGGGCAGCTTGGCACCGGGAACCTCGGCGCATCGCTGACATCGGTGCAGATCCCGGGGCTTGCCGACGTGTCGACCGTCGCGGCCGGCGGCTCCCATAGCCTGGCGTCAAAGACGGACGGCAGCGTGGTTGCCTGGGGCGACAACTCGCTCGGCCAGTTGGGCGACGGAACGAACGTTCAGCGGCTTACGCCGACGGCAGTTCCGGGAATCACCGACGTCGTTGCGGTGGCGGCGGGCGAGAATCACAGCCTGGCTTTGAAGAACGACGGGACGGTATGGGCGTGGGGACTGAACTCGAACGCGCAGCTCGGCGACCATACGTTCACCAATCGGAACGTTCCGGTTGAGGTGAAGGGTCTCACCAACGTGGTGCGAATCGCCGCCGGACAGAACCATTCGATGGCGCTACGCTCCGACGGGACGGTCTGGCTGTGGGGCAACAACGCCAACGGGCAACTGGGCGACGGGAGCACGGAGACGCGGTCGGATCGAGTGCGGGCGAGCGACCTCATTGCGGTGGTGGCGATCGATGCGGCCGGCAGCCACAGTCTCGCCGTCAAGAGCGACGGCACAGTATGGGCGTGGGGCCTGAATTCGAGTGGACAACTAGGAAACGGAACCCCTACGCAAAGCACGGTTCCGGTGAATGCGCCCGGTGTACCCAATGCCGTGGCAGTGGCGGGCGGCCTTGCCCACAGCATCGCACTGGTGAGCACGGAAGGCGTCTGGGCCTGGGGGTCAAACAGCGTCGGGCAGTTCGGCAAGGCGGACCCGGTATCGTCGCTCCTGCCGATTGCCGGACACCAGTTGCCGCTGTGCACCTATTTCATCTTCCCGGGAGGGGCCACGGTGGCCGACATCGGCGCGGCGCTCTCGGCGCAGGTTTCGACTGCAGCGGCGTGCACGTGGACGGCATCGTCGAGCGTGCCGTGGATCACGGTTACGTCGGGACTGGTGGGCGGGCCGGGTTCGTTCAACTACGTAGTGGGCCCCAACCCGACGACTTCGTCGCGGACGGGTACCATCCTCGTGGCCGACAAGACGTTCACGGTGATTCAGTCCGCCGGGACCGGATGCACCTACTCGATCAGCCCGCAGAACCTGAATGTGACGGCGGCGGGCGGAACGGCCCAGGTCACCGTCACAACCGGGCCGGGGTGTTCCTGGAACGCAAGCGCGGTGGACTTCTGGATCACGCTGACCAGCGGCGCCACGGGCACCGGCAGCGGAGCGGTGAGCTTTCTCTACGACTCGAATACGTCGACGATCGCTCGCGCGGCGACGATCGTCATCGCGGGCAACTCGTTCGTGCTCACTCAGGATGGGACCAGCGGCGGAGGCGGAGGCGGCTTCTCCTTCCCCACGGTTGGCGATGTCACGCCGCCCTCGGGAACCAACAACACGCAGACGTTCTCGTTTTCCTTTAACGATCCGGATGGCGCCGCAGACCTCGGCGTACTGAACATACTGATCAACAACGGAATCGACGGACGCACGGCCTGCTACATGGCCTATGTACCGGCGACCACGGCTACGGGAACCCTGTTTCTGGTGAACGACACCGGCGACGCCGGCGGGCCCTTCGCCGGATCGCTCTCGCTGCCGGGAGCCGGATCGGCCGGCAACAGCCAGTGCACCATCAGCGGAGGAACGGTATCGTCCACAGGGGGCACGACAACGCTCACTCTGAACCTTTCGTTCAGCACTGTGCTCGCCGGCAACCGCATCGTCTTCCTGGCGGCGCGCGATAAGAGCAACAACAACAGCGGCTGGCACGCCAAAGGAGTGTGGAAGATCCCAGGCGCGGCGGTGGGCGCGGCGCAGGTGCTGAGCCTCAATCCGGCGCGGGTGACGGCGAATCCGATCACGGTGTCGGCGGTGTTTTCCGATATCAACGGAGCAACCACGCTGGACGTCGTGAACCTGCTCATCAACGACGCAATCGACGGGCGGAACGCGTGCTACATCGCCTATTCCAGGTCGACCCAGACGCTGTTCCTGGTGAACGACGCCGGCGCGGCAGGCGGACCGTTCGCCGGCTCGGTGCAGATTCCGAGCACCGGTACAGTAGCCAACAGCCAGTGCACAATCAACGCGTTCGGATCTTCCGTGTTGCTGTCGGGGAACAACCTGACGCTGGTGCTGAACATCACCTTCGGCGGCACGTTCTTTGGCGACCGCGTGGTCTACGCGGCGGCGAGAGACGGCTTCGGAGCAAATTCAGGCTGGCAGCCGATGGGGACGATCACGGTTCAGTAG
- a CDS encoding bacteriohemerythrin has protein sequence MPVQWESRFETGETRVDDQHRRLFEYVNKLEELIQNGFKPHEFDNIVSFLSLYVRVHFVCEESCMSIRHCIVAEKNKAAHQKFLDFFEKFKMDYERRGADKMMVQDLYNAASQWLVNHICRIDVQLREAEGNPVT, from the coding sequence ATGCCCGTGCAATGGGAGTCGCGTTTCGAGACCGGTGAAACGCGCGTGGACGATCAGCACCGCCGCCTGTTTGAATACGTCAACAAGCTCGAAGAGCTGATCCAAAACGGCTTCAAACCCCACGAGTTCGACAACATCGTTTCTTTTCTGTCCCTCTACGTGCGCGTGCATTTTGTCTGTGAAGAGAGCTGCATGAGCATCCGCCATTGCATCGTGGCGGAGAAGAACAAGGCCGCCCATCAGAAGTTTCTGGACTTCTTTGAGAAGTTCAAGATGGACTACGAACGCCGGGGCGCGGACAAGATGATGGTGCAGGACCTCTACAACGCGGCCAGCCAGTGGCTGGTGAATCACATCTGCCGCATTGATGTGCAGTTGCGCGAGGCCGAAGGCAACCCGGTCACTTAG
- a CDS encoding protein-disulfide reductase DsbD family protein has product MSNPSVYGGSRLTLTLDLDLPEKMHLYAPGVAKPYIPIDWTIAESAAYDVFPASYPPSRQLRLEAIDETVPVFEGKLRVLREIKVAQFREAQKAAKDGKIEIQGVFRYQACDDRVCYAPQTIPLRWELDLEEYDRQRAPAELRGERPVN; this is encoded by the coding sequence GTGAGTAACCCGTCCGTGTACGGCGGAAGCAGGCTGACCCTGACACTCGACCTCGACCTGCCGGAAAAGATGCACCTCTATGCGCCGGGCGTGGCGAAGCCGTACATCCCAATCGATTGGACCATTGCGGAATCGGCCGCCTACGACGTCTTCCCGGCCTCCTACCCGCCGTCGCGGCAATTGCGACTCGAAGCGATCGACGAAACTGTTCCGGTGTTCGAGGGCAAGCTGCGTGTTCTCCGTGAGATCAAGGTGGCGCAGTTCCGCGAGGCGCAGAAGGCCGCCAAAGACGGCAAGATCGAGATTCAGGGAGTATTCCGCTACCAGGCCTGTGACGATCGCGTCTGCTATGCACCCCAAACGATTCCCCTGCGTTGGGAACTCGATCTCGAGGAGTATGATCGCCAGCGCGCCCCGGCGGAATTGCGTGGCGAACGCCCGGTGAACTAA
- a CDS encoding PQQ-binding-like beta-propeller repeat protein, with translation MARFLVLALLGSAAAMAEDWPGFRGPGGQGVSAEPALPLEWSDTKNVVWKTAVPGRGWSSPSVAGDRIWLTTAAAVAGSGANARSLRLMAFNRESGAVAADIEVFRLDDAGKQHEKNSFASPTPLVEDGKVYVHFGRLGTAAVSTSGEVLWRRQFEYKYAHGTGPSPVLYRNLLIVACDGLDVQYVVALNKTTGETVWKTDRPKPAGMAFATPLVIETENGAQVVSPGARQAVSYDAATGEPLWTVRYGTGFSNVPRPVYAHGLVYICTGFYQPELLAVKPDGRGDVTDTHVVWRYGRGVPLTPSPLVVGEEIYIVSDNGILTCLNAATGAVRYQQRLGGAYSASPVFGAGRIYFQSEEGETTVIAPGTEFRKLGGSAVDEATLASLAPSRGAFFLRTAGHLYRLGASESQEKSIQSVPLGP, from the coding sequence ATGGCTCGTTTTCTAGTTTTGGCCCTTTTGGGCTCAGCGGCGGCGATGGCCGAGGATTGGCCGGGGTTCCGTGGACCCGGCGGGCAAGGCGTTTCGGCCGAGCCGGCGTTGCCGCTCGAATGGAGCGATACGAAGAACGTCGTCTGGAAGACGGCCGTGCCCGGAAGGGGATGGTCGTCGCCGTCGGTCGCAGGCGATCGCATTTGGCTGACGACGGCGGCGGCGGTGGCGGGCTCGGGAGCGAACGCGCGGTCACTGCGGCTGATGGCTTTCAACCGCGAATCGGGCGCCGTGGCGGCCGATATCGAAGTGTTCCGGCTCGACGATGCGGGCAAGCAGCACGAGAAGAACTCGTTCGCCTCGCCGACGCCGCTGGTGGAGGACGGAAAGGTGTACGTCCACTTCGGGCGGCTGGGCACCGCGGCGGTGTCCACCTCGGGCGAGGTGCTGTGGAGGAGGCAGTTCGAGTACAAATACGCGCACGGAACCGGACCTTCGCCCGTGCTGTACCGCAACCTGCTCATCGTCGCCTGCGACGGACTGGACGTTCAGTATGTCGTTGCCCTGAACAAGACCACCGGAGAGACCGTGTGGAAGACGGACCGGCCGAAGCCGGCCGGGATGGCATTCGCGACTCCGCTAGTGATCGAAACGGAGAACGGGGCGCAGGTGGTTAGTCCGGGCGCGCGGCAGGCCGTTTCCTACGATGCCGCCACTGGGGAGCCGCTATGGACGGTTCGCTACGGAACCGGCTTCTCGAACGTTCCCCGGCCGGTGTACGCACACGGGCTGGTCTACATCTGCACGGGCTTCTACCAGCCGGAGCTCCTTGCGGTGAAGCCGGACGGGCGAGGCGACGTGACGGATACGCACGTAGTGTGGCGGTACGGGCGCGGTGTGCCGCTGACGCCATCGCCGCTGGTAGTGGGCGAAGAGATCTACATTGTCTCCGACAACGGAATTCTCACCTGCTTGAACGCCGCCACCGGCGCCGTGCGGTACCAGCAGCGTTTGGGAGGTGCGTACTCGGCGTCTCCGGTGTTCGGGGCGGGGCGAATCTATTTTCAGAGCGAGGAAGGGGAGACAACCGTGATCGCGCCTGGAACCGAGTTCCGGAAGCTCGGCGGAAGCGCCGTGGACGAGGCGACACTGGCTTCGCTCGCGCCGTCCCGGGGGGCTTTTTTTTTACGGACAGCGGGTCACCTTTATCGGCTGGGCGCATCTGAATCGCAGGAAAAATCGATCCAGAGCGTCCCATTGGGGCCGTAG